tcacacaaatttttgcctattATAGTTCAAAAAGAGACGTATTTCATTAAAACCAAATAAGATAAGCAAATCGCAGAGATCTATTCAAACAAACCCAAAAAACCAACTGCAAATTCAATATTTCATCGTGTTAAAATACATATAAAAAAGTGTACTAACTTCAACTTAACTTGGATTAACCATCCACAAGAAAAGGATCTACCCCAACATGAAGAGTACACATGAGAAGCGCGAAGGTGAATGAGTATCCTAAGGTGCTTGTAATAAGAGATGCCAATATTTTGCTGCAAAAATGAGGAACCACaccacagagaggtgcccatCCCACATAAATGCTGCCATCTTTTACTAGGAAATATGTTTGCCATGCAGCTCCAAGGCTCGTGGCACCAACGAGGATATTCAAAATCTATACATGTATTTCCAAGAAAAACAAAATGAGAGAGAATTGAAATTTCAAATCACAAAAACGAGAGATGAAAGAGATTGGTAGGTGAGAATTGGACAAGCAATTCTAATGACGTACCACGTCTAGAAGGATTATTGTTTTCCAGAGTTGACTACCAGATGGAATGAATAAAATTCCAAGATTGTAAATGCATCCTATGCTACTTATGACTGCATAAAACCTGCATAAAAATCAAATACTTCAAATTTGATGATCCtttcataaataattaatcatCACCTCGAACTAATCCACTGTTTATTGCCTAAAAAAGAGACATatatttttaatcaaaaattttatatgtaatataaaattttgagcAATGCCAAACTACCCAAAACAGGGTTGATTACATCCTACATGTTGGGGCACTACGCACATGATAATATCAAAGACCCAAATGTCCACTTATTTATGGCGAGATTAAATCGAAATTGACTTTAATTATCCATAATTAACATGATATAGTTTATTGATGGAACAAATGTCATATTTTCAACAGTTATACATCTaccaaccaaaaaaaaaaacattataagTAACAGATTTGATTAAATAATCAGTaggaaaaaatattatacataaaAAATACTCACATGAATCCATTCCAATGGTAATATTTGGCTTCGAAAATATAGGATTCTTCTGCCTGAACTTTTTGGTAGCTTACAAACATCACAATGGCTGCAACCAAAAGCGACACCACCGCTGTTCCTCTCATTATTATGGTCAATATTGGCTTGTTTCCTCCCATTAATAACAATTTTTAAAGCTTCCCctggaaaaaaatatatttaatcttCCTTTAACTAATATTTGGCATATAATATTTTCAACCTTTAACATTATTTGTTTGATTTTCAGTTTTAATATTATGATCGTAAGTGTGAAGATATTTgcacaaaaaataatttaagagactatgcaaaaaaaaaaaatagaagtatttTTATAAGAAACCCCAATACGAATGAAATAATAAGCTttctaaactaaattaattataaaacaaaTAAGAGAGATCACAAGGTGTCTTCTAACCTTGATAGGAATACTCGGATGAAACCTCGGATTAGCGAAGAATTATACTACAAAATATAACAAATTTTGAATcagatattaaatatttttatattaaccaagttttttttatttatagatAAATTGGTCTAATGAAAGGAATAATAAATACTAAATTGTGAATTGGAAATTTGGGATTTGATTAACTGGGACACAAGATTTAGCGAAGTAAGTTTCTTTGGATGGGAAGGAAagtgtatatttttatttttataaaaggaAAAGAAAGTGTGGGGTAAAAATAGGGAATTGGGCAAAAGCAGGGCCCATTATGAAGGGATTTGAACACGCTCTTTCGGGATTGAACCTCAATCTCGCGCCTTGGATATACTCAGCCATTTTCGTTCTGCTGCAGTCTAAACCTTATTTTAAGGCTGCGTTTGGTTAGAAGGAtatgataaactaatgattagtatgtaaatgataaagaaaatgattgtgatagaattgtaatatatgatgtaaaataatattatgtttggtaagatttttaagtgtaggataattttgaattttttgatgaaaagacgaaaTTGTCCTTCCCCTTCGCGACGGCGACAGTGGCGGCCGGCGGCCGGCGGAAATGGTCGATTGGAAAAGGTCAGCAGGTGAGACGGCCGGAAACGGCTGCCGGAAACTTACCGACGGattctcaaaaaccgtcgctcatagcgacggttttgagaAAACAATCGTCGCTGGTCGGCCGGTGCTCGCCGCGGTCGGCGGTCCGTCTGTGGTTACCCGGCGGCGGTCGGTGGCGGGaaatggtggtgagtttgaatttaggagaagggtaaaatcggaaaaataggaggtattaagagtgggataaataatcctagggggtgaggagttattattttaacctacctaatataacctaatcataccTAGGAGGGATAAGGTAGGTTTATTTAAAATTGAACCAAACACTTGATTAGGCAGGATAAATTAGTCTATCACTCCTAATCCCTCGAACCAAACGGGGTGTAAATAAGTaaataactatatatatatatatatatatatatatatatatatatatatatataacttacACTAaagttttaacattttattaatatgtaaaattattaaaacagaccATGATATCAAAAGTTAGCTATTATAAatgtctcaaacttaataatataatataataatatagaatagtataactatatatatatatatatacacacacacactagaATAGAGAGATTGTacattattatgaataaaattgtgattttgtttCCAATTTGAGAGTTCTCTCTCGTGTTCTTCTTGAACGTATTGAACTTATCAAAAAACATCTTTAAACTGTCCATTTGATGTTGCTTCTTATTAGAAAATTGGAAGCCTTTTCATTTGCTTTTGTAAGAATTTATATATATGGGTTAATGGTaatgggtcacccatgaaaccCGACCTGACCTGACCCAAACAATTCAAATTagtaatttgaatttattggAGGGAGTGGTTATTGTCTAATAAAATCTttagattaattaaaataattatcaaCACAAAGAGATGAAGTGGCCGAGACATTCATTTTGATTGCACACAAATCGTATCACAATTATTAAGCATTTGGATTGTGCAAAATTTGATTCATTTCCACTCGTGATCGCTATCGGATCATCGAAGAGTATTGTTATCTCCGGAACAAATGTTATTAgtaaatcaattacaaagatcCTGAatcaaattatgaatttatttgaTAATCATATACGATATTCGAGTTAGATTTCCGtcgttggtatcagagcaatataTTAGTTGATGTGCTAACTtgtttttcaatttattaatttgattaggaagtttttttttgtttttgttcatTAATGGAAAATGAGAGGtctgttgaaaataagagttgaaattattgaatgttgaaaatgagagttgtaaatattgaaaattagtgtatGATGATGTAATGTACCGTACTTAtactactcaaaatttgcggaaaaattaaaaaatttcttaatgaaaacgtgaacattcaaaattcgataaaagaaataaattgTATGTCTCACAAGTTGTTGCAacaaaagatttgaaatttaaagtttgacaaaagtattgAATGTTTTCataacatggcggtcctcggggtTTAGCCTCcagctcagtccaagcctgccccttggtccccaccttcagtctcctcataaacatcctcacctgc
This region of Primulina eburnea isolate SZY01 chromosome 14, ASM2296580v1, whole genome shotgun sequence genomic DNA includes:
- the LOC140811214 gene encoding CASP-like protein 1C1; translation: MGGNKPILTIIMRGTAVVSLLVAAIVMFVSYQKVQAEESYIFEAKYYHWNGFICITVENMTFVPSINYIMFYAVISSIGCIYNLGILFIPSGSQLWKTIILLDVILNILVGATSLGAAWQTYFLVKDGSIYVGWAPLCGVVPHFCSKILASLITSTLGYSFTFALLMCTLHVGVDPFLVDG